One window of Papaver somniferum cultivar HN1 chromosome 9, ASM357369v1, whole genome shotgun sequence genomic DNA carries:
- the LOC113307724 gene encoding glutamine-dependent NAD(+) synthetase-like, translating into MRLLKVATCNLNQWAMDFDCNLRNIKESIAKSKEAGAVIRLGPELEITGYGCEDHFLELDTITHSWECLKEILAGDYTDGILCSIGMPVIRGSERYNCQLLCYNRKILMIRPKIWLANYGNYREFRWFTAWKQRDQLEEFQLPPDVAQALSQTSVPFGYGYIRFQDTAVAAEICEELFSPVPPHAELALNGVEVFLNASGSHHQLRKLDVRLRAFIGATQTRGGVYMYSNHQGCDGARLYYDGCSCIVVNGDVVAQGSQFSLNDVEVLVAQVDLDVVASLRGSISSFQEQASCKTKVSSIKAPYKLCQSFNPQLLLSSPLKIKYHCPEEEIALGAGCWMWDYLRRSGASGFLLPLSGGADSSSVASIVGCMCQLVVKEIANGNEQVKADAIRIGHYTDGEYPTDSKEFAKRIFYTVYMGTENSSDATKARAKLLADEIGSWHLYVSINSVISSLLSLFQTLTRKRPLYKVDGGSNTENLALQNIQARIRMVLAFMLASLLPWAHGKPRFHLVLSSSNADEALRGYLTKYDCSSGDINPIGSICKQDIRAFLRWAAVHLGYSSLAEVEAAPPTAELEPTRSNYIQSDVADMGMTYEELSVYGKLRKISRFGPVSMFQNLCYKWGGRLSHLEIGNKVKHFFKYYSINRHKMTVLPPSYHAESYALEDNRFDLRQFLYNPSWPHQFRKIDEIVNQLEGNKPVVRASGENEQIRVTFDEGSGGMGVVAEGSSDPRAGP; encoded by the exons ATGAGGTTGCTTAAAGTTGCAACGTGCAATTTAAATCAATGGGCAATGGATTTTGATTGTAATTTAAGAAATATCAAAGAATCAATCGCAAAATCTAAAGAAGCTGGTGCCGTAATTCGACTTGGACCTGAACTTGAAATCACTGGTTATGGATGTGAAGATCATTTCTTAGAGCTTGATACTATTACTCACTC ATGGGAATGTTTAAAGGAAATTTTAGCTGGTGATTATACTGATGGAATATTATGTAGTATTGGGATGCCAGTAATTCGTGGATCTGAGCGTTATAATTGTCAACTTCtttgttataaccggaaaatTCTGATGATTAGACCAAAAATTTGGCTTGCAAATTATGGAAATTATagagaattcagatggtttactGCATGGAAACAAAGAGACCAGCTTGAGGAATTTCAACTCCCACCAGATGTTGCTCAGGCTTTGTCACAAACATCTGTGCCTTTTGGTTATGGATACATTAGATTTCAAGACAC tgctgttgctgctgaaatTTGTGAAGAACTATTTTCTCCTGTACCTCCGCATGCTGAGTTAGCACTTAATGGTGTTGAAGTATTTCTTAATGCAAGTGGAAGTCACCATCAGTTAAGAAAGCTTGATGTCCGTCTTCGAGCTTTTATAGGTGCTACCCAAACTCGCGGAGGGGTTTATATGTACAGTAATCACCAAGGATGTGATGGTGCTCGTCTTTATTACG ATGGATGCAGTTGCATAGTTGTTAACGGGGATGTGGTTGCTCAGGGGTCTCAATTTTCTCTAAACGATGTCGAGGTTTTGGTTGCTCAAGTTGATCTGGACGTT GTTGCCAGTCTTAGAGGATCAATAAGTAGTTTTCAAGAACAAGCCAGTTGTAAGACCAAGGTTTCCTCCATAAAAGCACCGTATAAGCTCTGCCAATCTTTTAATCCCCAACTTTTGCTTTCGAGTCCATTGAAG ATTAAGTATCACTGTCCCGAGGAGGAGATAGCCTTGGGTGCTGGTTGCTGGATGTGGGATTACTTAAGAAGAAGTGGGGCTTCCGGTTTTCTGCTTCCACTTTCTGGTGGAGCCGACAGCTCTTCTGTAGCTTCCATTGTTGGATGTATGTGTCAGCTTGTTGTGAAGG AAATTGCAAATGGGAATGAACAGGTGAAAGCTGATGCAATAAGAATTGGTCATTACACTGACGGGGAGTATCCAACTGATAGCAAAGAGTTCGCCAAACGCATATTTTACACGGTTTACATGGGAACCGAAAATAG TTCTGATGCCACAAAGGCGCGTGCGAAGTTACTAGCCGATGAAATCGGTTCCTGGCACCTTTATGTTTCCATAAATAGTGTCATTTCTTCCTTGCTATCCCTGTTCCAGACACTTACTAGAAAACGTCCACTTTACAAG GTTGATGGGGGATCAAACACTGAGAACTTGGCGTTGCAAAACATCCAGGCTCGTATTAGAATGGTACTGGCATTTATGTTAGCATCTCTCCTTCCTTGGGCTCATGGCAAGCCTAGATTTCATCTCGTTTTGAGTAGCTCAAATGCGGACGAAGCATTGCGTGGTTACTTAACAAAG TACGATTGCAGCTCTGGAGATATAAACCCCATAGGAAGTATTTGTAAGCAGGATATTCGAGCATTTCTGAGATGGGCTGCTGTCCATCTCGGTTATTCATCCTTGGCGGAAGTCGAAGCCGCCCCTCCAACTGCTGAGTTGGAGCCTACACGATCCAATTACATTCAG TCAGATGTAGCTGACATGGGTATGACATACGAGGAGCTCTCAGTATATGGAAAACTGCGAAAAATTTCCCGATTTGGTCCAGTATCCATGTTTCAG AACCTTTGCTATAAATGGGGTGGAAGGTTAAGTCATTTAGAGATAGGAAacaaggtgaagcacttcttcAAGTACTACTCAATTAATCGACACAAGATGACCGTATTGCCACCTTCCTATCATGCTGAG AGTTATGCGTTAGAAGACAACAGGTTCGATCTTCGCCAGTTCCTCTATAACCCAAGTTGGCCACATCAATTCCGCAAAATTGATGAAATTGTAAACCAATTAGAGGGCAATAAACCTGTTGTCAGAGCATCTGGCGAGAATGAGCAGATACGAGTTACCTTTGATGAGGGCAGTGGTGGAATGGGAGTTGTGGCTGAAGGATCATCTGATCCTAGAGCTGGCCCTTAA
- the LOC113309241 gene encoding uncharacterized protein LOC113309241 isoform X1, with the protein MQLNCKFIHSVLSTDMEALQNLTVECDLDSKQGSDYGEKEVVEGNVLMLEWLDGWFLCVSVLAVVLLYLEVSCWLCCLYAHLNFMSRLNFVGGPMCWNTRTFSASTGGEAFCNGQTSHVSETDRVDRSLRVTEFGYEHDDAWETNIYLNNLLISRVLRIECQTPELHELVTLSKLIIWYY; encoded by the exons ATGCAGCTGAATTGCAAGTTCATTCATAGTGTATTG AGTACTGATATGGAAGCGCTTCAAAATTTAACTGTTGAATGTGATTTGGATTCAAAACAG GGGTCTGATTATGGTGAGAAAGAAGTGGTGGAGGGGAATGTGTTAATGTTGGAGTGGTTGGATGGCTGGTTCTTGTGTGTGTCTGTATTGGCGGTGGTACTCTTGTACCTGGAGGTTAGCTGCTGGTTGTGTTGTCTTTATGCGCATCTCAACTTCATGTCCAGGTTGAATTTTGTTGGAGGTCCTATGTGTTGGAATACCCGTACATTTTCTGCATCAACCG GTGGCGAGGCCTTCTGTAATGGACAGACAAGCCATGTTAGCGAAACTGATCGG GTGGATAGATCTCTTCGAGTGACTGAATTTGGATATGAACATGATGATGCATGGGAAACAAATATATATTTAAATAATTTACTGATCAGCAGG GTCTTGCGTATTGAATGCCAAACGCCGGAATTACATGAACTGGTAACTTTGTCTAAGCTCATCATATGGTATTATTGA
- the LOC113309241 gene encoding uncharacterized protein LOC113309241 isoform X2, with the protein MQLNCKFIHSVLSTDMEALQNLTVECDLDSKQGSDYGEKEVVEGNVLMLEWLDGWFLCVSVLAVVLLYLEVSCWLCCLYAHLNFMSRLNFVGGPMCWNTRTFSASTGGEAFCNGQTSHVSETDRVDRSLRVTEFGYEHDDAWETNIYLNNLLISRLHGRPQLVIYHHCPR; encoded by the exons ATGCAGCTGAATTGCAAGTTCATTCATAGTGTATTG AGTACTGATATGGAAGCGCTTCAAAATTTAACTGTTGAATGTGATTTGGATTCAAAACAG GGGTCTGATTATGGTGAGAAAGAAGTGGTGGAGGGGAATGTGTTAATGTTGGAGTGGTTGGATGGCTGGTTCTTGTGTGTGTCTGTATTGGCGGTGGTACTCTTGTACCTGGAGGTTAGCTGCTGGTTGTGTTGTCTTTATGCGCATCTCAACTTCATGTCCAGGTTGAATTTTGTTGGAGGTCCTATGTGTTGGAATACCCGTACATTTTCTGCATCAACCG GTGGCGAGGCCTTCTGTAATGGACAGACAAGCCATGTTAGCGAAACTGATCGG GTGGATAGATCTCTTCGAGTGACTGAATTTGGATATGAACATGATGATGCATGGGAAACAAATATATATTTAAATAATTTACTGATCAGCAGG CTTCATGGAAGGCCGCAGCTGGTCATATATCATCATTGTCCTCGTTAA